From one Brachypodium distachyon strain Bd21 chromosome 4, Brachypodium_distachyon_v3.0, whole genome shotgun sequence genomic stretch:
- the LOC100845850 gene encoding pyruvate dehydrogenase E1 component subunit beta-2, mitochondrial codes for MLGAARRQLGSGPMLGQVLRRLRPASADAARGYAAAGKEITVREALNTALDEEMSADPSVFLMGEEVGEYQGAYKITKGLLDKYGPDRVLDTPITEAGFTGIGVGAAYQGLRPVIEFMTFNFSMQAIDHIINSAAKSNYMSAGQINVPIVFRGPNGAAAGVGAQHSQCYAAWYAHVPGLKVLAPYSAEDARGLLKAAIRDPDPVVFLENELLYGESFPVSDEVLDSSFSLPIGKAKIERKGKDVTITAFSKMVGYALQAADILSKEGISAEVINLRSIRPLDRAAINASVRKTNRLVTLEEGFPQHGVGAEICMSVVEESFEYLDAPVERIAGADVPMPYAANLERLAVPQVEDIVRAARRACYRAVPLAATA; via the exons ATGCTGGGCGCAGCGAGGAGGCAGCTCGGATCCGGGCCC ATGCTGGGGCAGGTGCTGCGGAGGCTCCGCCCGGCGTCCGCGGACGCGGCGAGGGGGTACGCCGCCGCGGGGAAGGAG ATCACCGTTCGTGAAGCGTTGAACACTGCACTAGACGAAGAAATGTCCGCTGATCCTTCGGTCTTTTTGATGGGCGAAGAG GTTGGAGAATATCAAGGTGCATACAAG ATTACAAAGGGCTTGCTTGACAAGTATGGTCCTGATAGGGTGCTCGATACTCCAATTACGGAG GCTGGTTTTACTGGCATTGGTGTTGGTGCAGCCTATCAGGGTCTTCGGCCAGTCATAGAGTTCATGACATTTAATTTCTCAATGCAG GCAATCGATCATATCATCAACTCAGCTGCCAAGTCAAACTACATGTCAGCTGGTCAGATAAATGTTCCTATTGTTTTCAGAGGACCAAatggagctgctgctggagtTGGTGCTCAACATTCACAG TGCTATGCAGCTTGGTATGCTCATGTTCCAGGGCTTAAGGTTCTGGCGCCATATTCTGCAGAAGATGCTCGAGGCTTGCTAAAAGCTGCAATAAGGGATCCTGATCCTGTTGTTTTTCTGGAAAATGAATTGCT GTATGGAGAATCATTCCCTGTTTCTGATGAAGTGCTTGATTCTAGTTTCTCTCTGCCGATTGGCAAAGCTAAG ATAGAACGCAAGGGAAAAGATGTTACCATTACTGCATTCTCCAAGATGGTCGGTTATGCTCTACAG GCTGCAGATATATTGTCCAAGGAAGGAATCAGCGCTGAG GTGATCAACCTTCGATCAATTAGACCACTGGACAGAGCTGCCATAAATGCATCTGTTAGGAAGACAAATAGATTGGTGACTCTTGAAGAAGGCTTCCCCCAGCATGGTGTTGGTGCTGAGATATg CATGTCTGTTGTCGAAGAAAGCTTTGAGTATCTTGATGCACCAGTTGAGAGGATTGCTGGAGCTGATGTACCCATGCCCTATGCTGCCAACCTTGAGAGATTGGCTGTTCCACAG GTGGAGGATATCGTACGTGCAGCGAGGCGGGCTTGCTACAGAGCGGTGCCATTGGCGGCAACTGCCTGA
- the LOC100846152 gene encoding uncharacterized protein At2g33490 isoform X2, with product MKSSLRKLRGFALQRQEQRVDRHRDHSTAAKVAADELLAAAKDMADMRSCYDNLLAVAAAIANSSYEFSEALQEMGTCLLKRVTPNKEGINDKVLLLLGKSQFELRKLVDSYRVHVLSTITAPSQSLLNELQTVEEMKRQCDEKRELFEFMLNAQKEKGRSKNSKGDSASEQLKQAQEDYQEEATLFLFRLKSLKQGQFRSLFTQAARHHAAQLNLFRKGVKSLEAVEPHVRIAAEQQHIDHQFSALEEDCSVEDENDDDYNDSHDGELSFDYGESKEGTEAGHASRSPSEEFFDRSERQRPVSQSAPLFPEKKLEAAERVKELRRSATRKLNTYVLPTPNDVQATSHTVSGNPTSGSHVETKGAFHSSPLNQSTNMGDLRDNNKLPSPTRLSNAQSVLKESNTNTAEIKTMLPVSDLALPGYHELKTSSDNRKVKRGSFSGPIPPRSRSTENIDVISAPPRHSSAHQPTVHVRLSPSSSPPPISSPKIKELHELPRPPASASKTTAFPSLVAHSAPLVPNSAPLAHRGHLGHDHFNFRARQTPPSAPQTASPLPTPPGPIARSFSIPSRGMRTGISDGKETEDHHDKGAARMSLSSLPSAQTFLDDRQPSSAAAESVSKI from the exons ATGAAGTCGTCCCTGCGGAAGCTGCGGGGCTTCGCGCTGCAGCGCCAGGAGCAGCGGGTGGACCGCCACCGTGACCACTCGACCGCCGCCAAAGTGGCGGCGGACGAGCTCCTTGCGGCTGCCAAG GATATGGCGGATATGAGGAGCTGTTACGATAACTTGCTTGCTGTCGCAGCAGCAATAGCAAACAGTTCATACG AGTTTTCTGAAGCATTACAAGAAATGGGGACTTGTTTACTGAAGAGAGTCACACCAAATAAAGAAGGAATTAATG ATAAGGTTTTGCTGTTGCTCGGGAAATCGCAATTTGAACTCCGGAAGCTTGTAGATAGTTAT CGTGTTCATGTTCTTAGTACCATTACCGCTCCATCACAGTCCCTTCTTAATGAGCTTCAAACTGTAGAG GAAATGAAGCGCCAGTGTGATGAAAAAAG AGAACTGTTCGAATTCATGCTAAAtgcgcaaaaagaaaaggggagATCGAAGAACTCGAAAGGTGATAGTGCATCAGAGCAATTGAAACAAGCTCAGGAAGATTATCAAGAGGAAGCAACTCTTTTTCTATTCCGGTTAAAGTCATTGAAGCAAGGACAGTTCCGAAGTCTTTTCACTCAAGCTGCCCGGCATCATGCTGCCCAG CTAAATTTATTCAGAAAGGGTGTCAAGTCTCTTGAGGCCGTCGAGCCACATGTTAGGATTGCTGCTGAGCAACAACACATTGACCATCAGTTTAGTGCACTTGAGGAGGATTGCTCTGTTGAAGACGAAAATGATGACGATTACAATGACAGTCATGATGGAGAGCTGTCTTTTGATTATGGAGAAAGTAAGGAAGGCACAGAAGCTGGTCATGCTTCCAGGAGTCCTTCAGAG GAATTTTTTGACAGAAGTGAAAGGCAAAGACCTGTAAGTCAGTCAGCTCCACTATTTCCTGAGAAAAAGCTTGAGGCAGCAGAAAGAGTAAAAGAGTTGCGGCGTTCTGCAACGAGGAAGTTGAATACTTATGTTTTGCCTACTCCAAATGATGTTCAAGCCACCTCTCATACAGTTTCAGGGAATCCTACAAGTGGATCTCATGTAGAGACCAAAGGTGCATTCCATTCATCTCCACTCAACCAGAGTACAAATATGGGAGATTTGAGAGACAATAATAAGCTACCAAGTCCTACCAGATTATCTAATGCGCAGTCAGTGCTGAAAGAAAGCAATACCAATACTGCAGAAATCAAAACAATGCTCCCTGTGAGTGATCTCGCTTTACCAGGCTATCATGAGTTAAAGACTTCTTCTGACAACAGAAAAGTGAAGAGAGGGTCCTTCTCTGGACCAATTCCTCCCCGATCAAGGTCAACAGAGAATATTGATGTTATTTCTGCACCGCCAAGGCACAGCTCTGCACATCAGCCAACAGTTCATGTGAGATTGTCACCAAGTTCCTCCCCACCACCCATATCTTCACCCAAAATTAAGGAGCTTCATGAGCTACCACGACCTCCAGCCAGTGCATCAAAAACTACAGCATTTCCTAGTTTAGTCGCTCACTCTGCCCCGTTGGTACCAAATTCTGCCCCTTTGGCACATAGAGGCCACTTAGGGCATGACCATTTCAATTTTAGGGCCAGGCAAACACCACCAAGCGCTCCACAAACTGCATCGCCTCTACCAACACCACCTGGGCCTATAGCTCGAAGTTTTTCTATACCCTCTAGGGGCATGAGAACAGGTATTTCAGATGGTAAAGAAACAGAAGATCATCATGATAAAGGGGCTGCCAGAATGagcctctcttctcttccttcaGCGCAAACATTCTTAGATGATCGCCAGCCTTcctcagccgccgccgagtcAGTTAGCAAAATATAG
- the LOC100846152 gene encoding uncharacterized protein At2g33490 isoform X1, whose protein sequence is MKSSLRKLRGFALQRQEQRVDRHRDHSTAAKVAADELLAAAKDMADMRSCYDNLLAVAAAIANSSYEFSEALQEMGTCLLKRVTPNKEGINDKVLLLLGKSQFELRKLVDSYRVHVLSTITAPSQSLLNELQTVEEMKRQCDEKRELFEFMLNAQKEKGRSKNSKGDSASEQLKQAQEDYQEEATLFLFRLKSLKQGQFRSLFTQAARHHAAQKFILCSCVDQLNLFRKGVKSLEAVEPHVRIAAEQQHIDHQFSALEEDCSVEDENDDDYNDSHDGELSFDYGESKEGTEAGHASRSPSEEFFDRSERQRPVSQSAPLFPEKKLEAAERVKELRRSATRKLNTYVLPTPNDVQATSHTVSGNPTSGSHVETKGAFHSSPLNQSTNMGDLRDNNKLPSPTRLSNAQSVLKESNTNTAEIKTMLPVSDLALPGYHELKTSSDNRKVKRGSFSGPIPPRSRSTENIDVISAPPRHSSAHQPTVHVRLSPSSSPPPISSPKIKELHELPRPPASASKTTAFPSLVAHSAPLVPNSAPLAHRGHLGHDHFNFRARQTPPSAPQTASPLPTPPGPIARSFSIPSRGMRTGISDGKETEDHHDKGAARMSLSSLPSAQTFLDDRQPSSAAAESVSKI, encoded by the exons ATGAAGTCGTCCCTGCGGAAGCTGCGGGGCTTCGCGCTGCAGCGCCAGGAGCAGCGGGTGGACCGCCACCGTGACCACTCGACCGCCGCCAAAGTGGCGGCGGACGAGCTCCTTGCGGCTGCCAAG GATATGGCGGATATGAGGAGCTGTTACGATAACTTGCTTGCTGTCGCAGCAGCAATAGCAAACAGTTCATACG AGTTTTCTGAAGCATTACAAGAAATGGGGACTTGTTTACTGAAGAGAGTCACACCAAATAAAGAAGGAATTAATG ATAAGGTTTTGCTGTTGCTCGGGAAATCGCAATTTGAACTCCGGAAGCTTGTAGATAGTTAT CGTGTTCATGTTCTTAGTACCATTACCGCTCCATCACAGTCCCTTCTTAATGAGCTTCAAACTGTAGAG GAAATGAAGCGCCAGTGTGATGAAAAAAG AGAACTGTTCGAATTCATGCTAAAtgcgcaaaaagaaaaggggagATCGAAGAACTCGAAAGGTGATAGTGCATCAGAGCAATTGAAACAAGCTCAGGAAGATTATCAAGAGGAAGCAACTCTTTTTCTATTCCGGTTAAAGTCATTGAAGCAAGGACAGTTCCGAAGTCTTTTCACTCAAGCTGCCCGGCATCATGCTGCCCAG AAATTCATATTGTGTTCTTGTGTCGACCAGCTAAATTTATTCAGAAAGGGTGTCAAGTCTCTTGAGGCCGTCGAGCCACATGTTAGGATTGCTGCTGAGCAACAACACATTGACCATCAGTTTAGTGCACTTGAGGAGGATTGCTCTGTTGAAGACGAAAATGATGACGATTACAATGACAGTCATGATGGAGAGCTGTCTTTTGATTATGGAGAAAGTAAGGAAGGCACAGAAGCTGGTCATGCTTCCAGGAGTCCTTCAGAG GAATTTTTTGACAGAAGTGAAAGGCAAAGACCTGTAAGTCAGTCAGCTCCACTATTTCCTGAGAAAAAGCTTGAGGCAGCAGAAAGAGTAAAAGAGTTGCGGCGTTCTGCAACGAGGAAGTTGAATACTTATGTTTTGCCTACTCCAAATGATGTTCAAGCCACCTCTCATACAGTTTCAGGGAATCCTACAAGTGGATCTCATGTAGAGACCAAAGGTGCATTCCATTCATCTCCACTCAACCAGAGTACAAATATGGGAGATTTGAGAGACAATAATAAGCTACCAAGTCCTACCAGATTATCTAATGCGCAGTCAGTGCTGAAAGAAAGCAATACCAATACTGCAGAAATCAAAACAATGCTCCCTGTGAGTGATCTCGCTTTACCAGGCTATCATGAGTTAAAGACTTCTTCTGACAACAGAAAAGTGAAGAGAGGGTCCTTCTCTGGACCAATTCCTCCCCGATCAAGGTCAACAGAGAATATTGATGTTATTTCTGCACCGCCAAGGCACAGCTCTGCACATCAGCCAACAGTTCATGTGAGATTGTCACCAAGTTCCTCCCCACCACCCATATCTTCACCCAAAATTAAGGAGCTTCATGAGCTACCACGACCTCCAGCCAGTGCATCAAAAACTACAGCATTTCCTAGTTTAGTCGCTCACTCTGCCCCGTTGGTACCAAATTCTGCCCCTTTGGCACATAGAGGCCACTTAGGGCATGACCATTTCAATTTTAGGGCCAGGCAAACACCACCAAGCGCTCCACAAACTGCATCGCCTCTACCAACACCACCTGGGCCTATAGCTCGAAGTTTTTCTATACCCTCTAGGGGCATGAGAACAGGTATTTCAGATGGTAAAGAAACAGAAGATCATCATGATAAAGGGGCTGCCAGAATGagcctctcttctcttccttcaGCGCAAACATTCTTAGATGATCGCCAGCCTTcctcagccgccgccgagtcAGTTAGCAAAATATAG
- the LOC100821743 gene encoding NAC domain-containing protein 41: protein MERRPVAAGDAARPQQLPPGFRFHPTDEELVVQYLRRKALARPLPAAVIPVVHAAATLDPWDLPGVSEGEAAYFFSLRQAPATGRGSRRRASSGYWKATGKEKPVFVQFPPSSGYGGGNGKRQLVVGVKTALAFHLGNGKKPSRTGWVMHEYRLAAAAAEQKKASGEWVVCRVSLKSGARRPAGAEDRAPHVVHREEPGRRQPSPSLSPSSSCVTDTCQVSDQEEISSSQ, encoded by the exons ATGGAGAGGCGGCCAGTGGCAGCAGGGGACGCGGCAAGGCCGCAACAACTGCCGCCGGGGTTCCGGTTCCACCCCACAGACGAGGAGCTGGTGGTGCAGTACCTCCGCCGCAAGGCCCTCGCCCGgccgctgcccgccgccgtcatccccgtcgtccacgccgccgccacgctcgACCCCTGGGATCTCCCCG GTGTGAGCGAAGGGGAGGCGGCGTACTTCTTCAGCCTGCGGCAAGCGCCGGCGACCGGCCGCGGGAGCCGGAGGAGAGCGAGCAGTGGGTACTGGAAGGCCACGGGGAAGGAGAAGCCCGTGTTCGTGCAGTTCCCTCCTTCGTCTGGGTACGGCGGCGGTAATGGCAAGCGGCAGCTCGTCGTGGGCGTCAAGACGGCGCTCGCCTTCCACCTCGGCAACGGGAAGAAGCCGTCGCGGACCGGCTGGGTCATGCACGAGTACcgtctcgccgccgcggccgccgagcAGAAGAAGGCGTCTGGAGAGTGGGTCGTGTGCCGGGTCTCTCTCAAGAGCGGAGCAAGGAGGCCAGCCGGCGCCGAAGACCGTGCGCCCCATGTCGTGCACCGGGAAGAAcctggccgccgccagccaTCGCCGTCGTTGTCGCCGTCGTCGAGCTGCGTGACAGACACCTGCCAGGTTTCGGACCAAGAAGAAATCAGCAGTAGCCAGTAG
- the LOC100846152 gene encoding uncharacterized protein At2g33490 isoform X3: MPSDKVLLLLGKSQFELRKLVDSYRVHVLSTITAPSQSLLNELQTVEEMKRQCDEKRELFEFMLNAQKEKGRSKNSKGDSASEQLKQAQEDYQEEATLFLFRLKSLKQGQFRSLFTQAARHHAAQKFILCSCVDQLNLFRKGVKSLEAVEPHVRIAAEQQHIDHQFSALEEDCSVEDENDDDYNDSHDGELSFDYGESKEGTEAGHASRSPSEEFFDRSERQRPVSQSAPLFPEKKLEAAERVKELRRSATRKLNTYVLPTPNDVQATSHTVSGNPTSGSHVETKGAFHSSPLNQSTNMGDLRDNNKLPSPTRLSNAQSVLKESNTNTAEIKTMLPVSDLALPGYHELKTSSDNRKVKRGSFSGPIPPRSRSTENIDVISAPPRHSSAHQPTVHVRLSPSSSPPPISSPKIKELHELPRPPASASKTTAFPSLVAHSAPLVPNSAPLAHRGHLGHDHFNFRARQTPPSAPQTASPLPTPPGPIARSFSIPSRGMRTGISDGKETEDHHDKGAARMSLSSLPSAQTFLDDRQPSSAAAESVSKI; this comes from the exons ATGCCCTCAGATAAGGTTTTGCTGTTGCTCGGGAAATCGCAATTTGAACTCCGGAAGCTTGTAGATAGTTAT CGTGTTCATGTTCTTAGTACCATTACCGCTCCATCACAGTCCCTTCTTAATGAGCTTCAAACTGTAGAG GAAATGAAGCGCCAGTGTGATGAAAAAAG AGAACTGTTCGAATTCATGCTAAAtgcgcaaaaagaaaaggggagATCGAAGAACTCGAAAGGTGATAGTGCATCAGAGCAATTGAAACAAGCTCAGGAAGATTATCAAGAGGAAGCAACTCTTTTTCTATTCCGGTTAAAGTCATTGAAGCAAGGACAGTTCCGAAGTCTTTTCACTCAAGCTGCCCGGCATCATGCTGCCCAG AAATTCATATTGTGTTCTTGTGTCGACCAGCTAAATTTATTCAGAAAGGGTGTCAAGTCTCTTGAGGCCGTCGAGCCACATGTTAGGATTGCTGCTGAGCAACAACACATTGACCATCAGTTTAGTGCACTTGAGGAGGATTGCTCTGTTGAAGACGAAAATGATGACGATTACAATGACAGTCATGATGGAGAGCTGTCTTTTGATTATGGAGAAAGTAAGGAAGGCACAGAAGCTGGTCATGCTTCCAGGAGTCCTTCAGAG GAATTTTTTGACAGAAGTGAAAGGCAAAGACCTGTAAGTCAGTCAGCTCCACTATTTCCTGAGAAAAAGCTTGAGGCAGCAGAAAGAGTAAAAGAGTTGCGGCGTTCTGCAACGAGGAAGTTGAATACTTATGTTTTGCCTACTCCAAATGATGTTCAAGCCACCTCTCATACAGTTTCAGGGAATCCTACAAGTGGATCTCATGTAGAGACCAAAGGTGCATTCCATTCATCTCCACTCAACCAGAGTACAAATATGGGAGATTTGAGAGACAATAATAAGCTACCAAGTCCTACCAGATTATCTAATGCGCAGTCAGTGCTGAAAGAAAGCAATACCAATACTGCAGAAATCAAAACAATGCTCCCTGTGAGTGATCTCGCTTTACCAGGCTATCATGAGTTAAAGACTTCTTCTGACAACAGAAAAGTGAAGAGAGGGTCCTTCTCTGGACCAATTCCTCCCCGATCAAGGTCAACAGAGAATATTGATGTTATTTCTGCACCGCCAAGGCACAGCTCTGCACATCAGCCAACAGTTCATGTGAGATTGTCACCAAGTTCCTCCCCACCACCCATATCTTCACCCAAAATTAAGGAGCTTCATGAGCTACCACGACCTCCAGCCAGTGCATCAAAAACTACAGCATTTCCTAGTTTAGTCGCTCACTCTGCCCCGTTGGTACCAAATTCTGCCCCTTTGGCACATAGAGGCCACTTAGGGCATGACCATTTCAATTTTAGGGCCAGGCAAACACCACCAAGCGCTCCACAAACTGCATCGCCTCTACCAACACCACCTGGGCCTATAGCTCGAAGTTTTTCTATACCCTCTAGGGGCATGAGAACAGGTATTTCAGATGGTAAAGAAACAGAAGATCATCATGATAAAGGGGCTGCCAGAATGagcctctcttctcttccttcaGCGCAAACATTCTTAGATGATCGCCAGCCTTcctcagccgccgccgagtcAGTTAGCAAAATATAG